In one Flammeovirga yaeyamensis genomic region, the following are encoded:
- a CDS encoding pyruvate formate lyase family protein, whose amino-acid sequence MKEIYLQRLTELKKQKALQTKEKIALEGLLDEDDYGRIAVPKENAWEIIPNHEDGSFYGTEGWTKNFCNLMDNHPTYIDANDAFAGRWMYFMSKMRPNKWNPDYPYTHLEENQKKYDIIHGIGDDAHFAPDFSLGLQLGWDGLLSKIDSNNKINSSAEQNEFYDAHRKAIKAIQGWIQRHIDDIAIKIKEEKSPELKENLIQMKETNEAILHHPPKTLRQACQWIIWYHLASRTYNRDGAGGQIDTLLQPFYENDIQQGLITKDDAIYFLACFLINDPIYWQLGGPDGNGGDVASEISFLILEAADKINTSLNITVRVHDHMNEALYQKSLEYLIKNKNAWPRFSGDKGLIAGFMKNGYSEDLARKRIAVGCNWMSLPGLEYTMNDLVKVNMAKVFEVSFEEMINGDQENSTAQLWSNFKSHLSIAIQTAADGILHHLKYQKYNEPELILNLLSYGPLEKGKDVSDDGAMYYNLSIDGAGIAIVADSFAAIQQRIEKEHRLDWNDLSHHLQSNFEDENGERTRLLLQNSERYGQGNTIGDQWAKEISAFFSKEVKSKSSQDNRYCFIPGLFSWANTVGLGKAVQATPNGRKAHQPINHGANPTPGFVIDGGSLALARAVAEVQPGFGNTAPMQWELDPTLAKQEHADVIGAIIKTHFELGGTLINVNIMDKSQVLAAHENPELYPDLVVRITGFTAYFAMLTKEFRQLVVDRILEN is encoded by the coding sequence ATGAAAGAAATTTACTTACAAAGATTAACTGAACTAAAAAAACAAAAGGCCCTACAGACAAAAGAAAAGATAGCTTTAGAAGGTCTTTTGGATGAAGATGATTATGGAAGAATAGCAGTTCCAAAGGAGAACGCTTGGGAAATTATTCCAAATCATGAAGATGGTTCATTTTATGGTACAGAGGGTTGGACCAAGAATTTCTGTAATTTAATGGATAACCATCCTACTTATATAGATGCAAATGATGCTTTTGCTGGGCGTTGGATGTACTTTATGTCTAAAATGCGTCCAAACAAATGGAATCCAGATTATCCATATACTCATTTAGAGGAAAATCAAAAGAAGTATGATATCATTCATGGTATAGGTGATGATGCCCATTTTGCTCCAGATTTTAGTTTAGGTTTACAACTCGGTTGGGATGGTTTATTATCTAAAATTGATAGTAATAATAAAATAAACTCTTCAGCTGAGCAAAATGAGTTTTACGATGCTCACCGAAAGGCAATTAAGGCCATTCAAGGTTGGATTCAACGTCATATTGATGATATTGCTATTAAAATCAAGGAAGAAAAATCTCCAGAATTAAAGGAGAATTTGATTCAAATGAAAGAAACTAATGAAGCAATCTTACATCATCCTCCTAAAACATTAAGACAAGCATGTCAATGGATTATATGGTATCACCTAGCCTCAAGAACTTATAATAGAGATGGAGCAGGTGGGCAAATCGATACCCTTTTGCAGCCATTTTATGAAAATGATATTCAACAAGGATTAATTACAAAAGATGATGCTATCTACTTCCTTGCTTGTTTCTTGATTAACGATCCTATTTATTGGCAATTAGGAGGCCCTGATGGAAATGGAGGAGATGTTGCATCAGAAATTTCTTTCTTAATCTTAGAAGCTGCAGACAAAATAAATACATCATTAAATATAACAGTGAGAGTGCATGATCATATGAACGAGGCACTTTATCAAAAATCACTAGAATATTTAATCAAAAATAAAAATGCTTGGCCACGTTTCTCGGGTGATAAGGGCTTAATCGCCGGATTCATGAAAAATGGTTATTCTGAAGATTTAGCTAGGAAAAGAATTGCTGTGGGTTGTAATTGGATGTCACTTCCAGGATTGGAATACACTATGAATGATTTGGTAAAAGTGAATATGGCCAAAGTTTTTGAGGTGTCTTTTGAGGAGATGATCAATGGCGACCAAGAAAACTCAACAGCTCAACTTTGGAGTAACTTTAAATCTCACTTGTCGATAGCCATTCAAACAGCTGCAGATGGAATTCTTCATCATTTGAAGTATCAAAAATACAATGAGCCAGAGCTAATACTTAATTTGCTTTCTTATGGACCACTTGAGAAAGGAAAGGATGTAAGTGATGATGGTGCTATGTATTACAATTTATCAATTGATGGAGCAGGTATAGCTATTGTCGCTGATTCGTTCGCTGCAATACAACAGAGGATAGAAAAAGAACATCGCTTGGATTGGAACGACTTATCTCATCATTTACAATCAAATTTTGAAGATGAAAATGGTGAAAGAACTCGTCTTTTACTTCAGAATTCAGAAAGATACGGACAAGGGAATACGATCGGAGATCAATGGGCAAAAGAAATTAGTGCTTTTTTCAGTAAAGAAGTAAAATCCAAATCTTCTCAAGATAACCGATACTGTTTTATTCCAGGATTATTCTCTTGGGCCAATACAGTAGGGTTAGGGAAAGCAGTTCAAGCCACTCCAAATGGAAGAAAGGCACATCAGCCAATAAATCACGGAGCCAACCCAACACCAGGATTTGTGATTGATGGCGGATCGTTAGCACTAGCAAGAGCCGTTGCGGAAGTTCAGCCTGGTTTTGGAAACACCGCACCTATGCAATGGGAATTGGATCCTACATTAGCAAAACAAGAACATGCAGATGTTATTGGGGCAATTATCAAAACTCATTTTGAATTAGGAGGTACATTAATCAATGTCAATATAATGGATAAATCACAAGTACTTGCAGCACATGAAAATCCAGAACTTTATCCTGATTTAGTGGTGAGAATAACAGGATTTACTGCTTATTTTGCCATGCTTACCAAAGAATTTAGACAATTAGTAGTCGATAGAATTTTAGAAAATTAA
- a CDS encoding bestrophin family protein, translating to MIITKSLPIKNILKWSGGHLAWLTVFMSVFAYLYAREYISLTIPWLPVSIIGTAVAFYVGFKNNQAYNRMWEARKIWGGIINDSRTWGMYVDGFITNFFTDNKVSDDDIKAIKKRLVYRHLGWLYAHRSQLLTPTPWEHISQKGHIGRTAKYYQENFGIGLVTDEVTKSELKNYLPKEEHDRLIAYQNTATQIINEQSRELHKLREKGLIEDFRHMEMSRLLSSFYTLQGKNERIKKFPLPRQYANMSRYFIGIFVLLLPFSMMPSLMGSGDWGMIISIPITVLLGWMYIMMEIVGDYSENPFQGMANDIPMLSLCRTIEIDLKEMLNETDLPPVIQPSKGILM from the coding sequence ATGATAATTACTAAATCCTTACCAATCAAAAACATACTAAAATGGTCTGGAGGCCATTTGGCTTGGTTAACTGTCTTCATGTCTGTTTTTGCTTATTTATACGCAAGAGAATATATCAGTCTTACCATACCTTGGTTACCCGTTTCAATTATTGGTACGGCAGTGGCATTCTATGTGGGTTTTAAAAATAATCAAGCCTATAATAGAATGTGGGAAGCCAGAAAAATTTGGGGTGGAATTATTAATGATAGTAGAACGTGGGGTATGTATGTAGATGGTTTTATCACAAACTTTTTTACAGACAATAAAGTTTCCGATGACGATATTAAAGCTATCAAGAAAAGATTAGTTTACAGACACTTAGGTTGGTTATATGCACATAGAAGTCAACTGCTTACCCCAACTCCTTGGGAGCACATTAGTCAGAAAGGACACATTGGTAGAACAGCTAAATATTATCAAGAAAACTTTGGAATTGGATTAGTTACAGATGAAGTAACCAAATCAGAATTAAAAAATTATCTACCCAAAGAAGAACACGATCGATTAATTGCTTATCAGAATACTGCTACTCAGATTATAAATGAACAGTCACGTGAACTTCATAAACTAAGAGAAAAGGGATTAATAGAAGATTTTCGACATATGGAAATGTCTCGTTTGCTAAGTAGTTTTTACACTCTTCAGGGGAAAAACGAAAGAATCAAAAAGTTTCCTTTACCACGTCAATACGCAAACATGAGCAGGTATTTTATTGGGATCTTTGTTCTCTTACTTCCCTTTAGTATGATGCCATCTTTAATGGGGTCTGGAGATTGGGGAATGATCATTTCTATTCCTATTACTGTTCTTTTGGGTTGGATGTATATCATGATGGAAATAGTAGGTGATTATTCTGAAAATCCATTTCAAGGTATGGCCAATGATATACCTATGTTATCGTTATGTCGAACCATAGAAATTGATTTGAAGGAAATGTTAAATGAAACCGATTTACCACCAGTCATACAACCAAGCAAAGGAATTCTTATGTAA
- a CDS encoding glycoside hydrolase family 130 protein produces the protein MKNFPWEPRPEGSKDVMWRYSQNPVIPRNAIANSNSIFNSAVVEFDGAYAGVFRCDDKCRRMNIHAGFSEDGINWKIEELPIEWVSGNTDMIHSDYKYDPRVVWIEDRYWVTWCNGYHGPTIGIGYTFDFKTFHQCENAFLPYNRNGVMFPRKINDKYVMLSRPSDTGHTPFGDIFISQSPDMKFWGEHRHVMSPAPFEESAWQCMKIGAGPIPIETEEGWLMIYHGVLRSCNGYVYAMGAAILDIEEPWKVKYRSQSYLLTPETQYECMGDVPNVVFPCAALHDEETGRIAVYYGAADTVTGMAFTEKDELIKWVKENSL, from the coding sequence ATGAAAAACTTCCCATGGGAACCTCGTCCAGAAGGTTCAAAAGACGTCATGTGGCGTTATTCCCAAAACCCTGTTATTCCTAGAAATGCAATAGCCAATTCAAATAGTATTTTCAATAGTGCAGTTGTAGAATTCGATGGAGCCTATGCAGGTGTTTTCCGTTGTGATGATAAATGCAGAAGAATGAATATTCATGCTGGATTTAGTGAAGATGGCATTAATTGGAAAATAGAAGAATTACCAATAGAATGGGTTTCTGGAAATACAGACATGATTCATTCTGATTATAAATATGATCCGAGAGTAGTTTGGATAGAAGATAGGTATTGGGTGACTTGGTGTAATGGTTATCATGGGCCAACTATTGGTATTGGCTATACATTTGATTTCAAAACATTCCACCAATGTGAAAATGCATTTCTTCCATACAATAGAAATGGCGTGATGTTCCCAAGAAAGATCAACGATAAATATGTGATGCTTTCTAGACCATCAGATACTGGACATACACCTTTTGGAGATATCTTTATTTCACAATCACCAGACATGAAATTCTGGGGAGAACATAGACATGTGATGTCGCCCGCACCATTTGAAGAATCTGCCTGGCAATGTATGAAAATAGGAGCAGGTCCTATTCCAATTGAAACAGAAGAAGGTTGGTTAATGATTTACCATGGGGTACTTCGTTCTTGTAATGGATATGTATATGCTATGGGTGCTGCTATTTTAGATATAGAAGAGCCTTGGAAAGTAAAATACAGATCTCAATCTTATCTATTAACTCCTGAGACTCAATACGAGTGTATGGGAGATGTGCCAAATGTAGTGTTCCCTTGTGCTGCATTACATGATGAAGAAACAGGAAGAATTGCTGTTTATTATGGTGCTGCAGATACGGTGACAGGTATGGCATTTACTGAAAAAGATGAGTTAATAAAATGGGTGAAGGAAAACTCATTGTAA
- a CDS encoding T9SS type A sorting domain-containing protein, producing MRKQLLFLCSFILLNVFADSTFISKAYSETYYYKSPDQNINYKVTINGSDDWKAGPWYDSNHQLTSNYPKAGDNIEIGQNIDLTINVTDYADYTFFERFGSIKFDNHSTLVLNSSIESEFEFSDIYFSNGLLKLTGNAILSCNDIIFNSNIEQLLVDSKAELIASSVSVQNSGSLEFDVIIRGKAKIVKIDGQSQLTLNVTETGVLNLIDSFYTQNTPFLKICGVMLVRNFDGGVSPQINLCGDYEDGDCSTDNGNGGKLLIYDKIECSNVPVISHCGYITFYGDGTNCDKECGICDEDIDLPVKIIYFKGQTNPNGNLLIWETALEFNSSHFDIEASDDRKNWHVIGSEKASGNSDVNLKYQYLDKNVSGKFYRLAQYDFDGGVEYFGVVSFEDIGDKFAAKVYPTVTESKKKLKLEVRNVNPAHPIVGVLYNQNGVVINHDIVIEAPDVNTTSTYTTPDHLTSGVYILTISNGKNSETTKIVIP from the coding sequence ATGAGAAAACAACTACTTTTCCTATGTAGCTTTATCCTTTTAAATGTATTCGCTGATTCTACGTTTATTTCAAAAGCTTACTCGGAAACATATTATTATAAAAGTCCTGACCAAAATATAAATTATAAGGTTACTATTAACGGTTCTGATGATTGGAAAGCAGGACCATGGTATGATTCTAATCATCAGCTAACAAGCAATTATCCTAAAGCAGGAGACAACATTGAAATTGGTCAAAATATTGATTTAACAATCAATGTAACTGATTATGCTGATTATACTTTTTTTGAAAGATTTGGATCAATAAAATTTGATAATCATTCGACTTTAGTTTTGAATTCATCTATAGAATCTGAATTTGAATTTAGCGATATTTATTTCTCAAATGGTTTATTGAAATTGACAGGTAATGCTATCCTTTCATGTAATGATATTATTTTTAATTCTAATATTGAACAATTATTAGTAGATAGTAAAGCAGAATTGATTGCTTCATCAGTTTCTGTTCAAAATTCAGGATCGTTAGAATTTGATGTTATAATAAGGGGGAAAGCAAAAATTGTAAAGATTGATGGACAAAGTCAATTAACATTAAATGTAACTGAAACAGGTGTGTTAAATTTAATTGATTCATTTTATACACAAAATACTCCATTTTTAAAAATTTGTGGAGTTATGTTAGTTAGGAATTTTGATGGAGGAGTTAGTCCTCAAATAAACCTTTGTGGAGATTATGAAGATGGAGATTGCTCAACAGATAATGGAAATGGAGGGAAATTACTTATTTATGATAAAATTGAATGCTCTAATGTTCCAGTAATTTCCCATTGTGGATATATTACTTTTTATGGAGATGGTACTAATTGTGATAAAGAATGTGGCATATGTGATGAAGACATCGATCTCCCAGTAAAAATCATCTATTTCAAAGGCCAAACGAATCCAAACGGAAATCTATTAATATGGGAAACTGCCTTAGAATTTAACTCATCCCATTTTGATATAGAAGCTTCTGATGATAGAAAGAATTGGCATGTAATAGGTTCTGAAAAAGCATCGGGAAACAGTGATGTGAATTTGAAGTATCAGTATTTAGATAAAAACGTTTCTGGTAAATTCTATCGTTTGGCACAATATGATTTTGATGGAGGAGTAGAATATTTCGGTGTTGTTTCTTTCGAGGATATTGGAGATAAATTCGCAGCTAAAGTGTATCCGACAGTTACAGAGTCAAAAAAGAAATTAAAATTGGAAGTCAGAAACGTAAATCCTGCTCATCCTATAGTTGGAGTTTTATACAATCAAAATGGTGTAGTAATTAATCATGATATTGTGATAGAAGCACCAGATGTCAATACAACATCAACATATACCACTCCAGATCATCTTACTTCGGGAGTTTACATTTTGACGATTTCAAATGGTAAAAACAGTGAGACTACAAAAATTGTAATTCCGTAA
- a CDS encoding glycyl-radical enzyme activating protein, whose translation MKGVITKIQRLSIHDGPGIRSVVFMKGCNMRCAWCHNPETFLRKPEIERLENKCIQCLECIKVCETKALFVNNGKVHFNASKCTQCMECSEVCYSGSMHKIGEYHTIESLFKQIELDIPFFVKSKGGVTFSGGEPLIQHQFLYECIQYLRSKSIHICIESNFSMKWETIEKFLPLVDHWLIDLKLMTSVEHKKWTLIDNDKVLQNIKKLDSTGNSYELRTPLIPSVNDNDNEIQKLIQFVSSLDHCTNYQLNPYHTLGNQKYKNLGLENPFEIENEINRADLETWNKQLQQYRK comes from the coding sequence ATGAAAGGGGTTATAACTAAAATACAGCGATTATCAATTCATGATGGACCAGGAATACGTTCTGTAGTCTTTATGAAAGGCTGTAATATGCGTTGTGCATGGTGCCATAATCCCGAAACATTTTTGAGAAAACCAGAAATTGAGCGTTTAGAAAATAAGTGTATTCAATGTCTGGAATGTATCAAAGTATGCGAAACAAAAGCGTTATTTGTTAATAACGGTAAAGTTCACTTTAATGCTTCTAAATGCACTCAGTGTATGGAATGTTCTGAGGTGTGTTATTCCGGAAGTATGCATAAGATCGGAGAATATCATACAATAGAAAGCTTATTTAAGCAAATCGAATTGGATATACCCTTCTTTGTGAAATCAAAAGGCGGTGTCACATTTTCTGGAGGTGAACCATTGATACAGCATCAGTTTTTGTATGAATGTATTCAATATTTAAGATCGAAGTCAATACATATTTGTATTGAAAGTAATTTTTCGATGAAGTGGGAGACTATTGAGAAGTTTTTACCCTTGGTAGATCATTGGTTAATTGATCTCAAATTGATGACTTCAGTGGAACACAAAAAATGGACATTAATTGATAATGATAAGGTGCTTCAGAATATCAAAAAATTAGATAGTACTGGAAATAGTTATGAATTGAGAACTCCATTAATTCCATCAGTAAATGATAATGACAATGAAATTCAAAAGTTAATACAGTTTGTATCATCACTTGATCATTGTACTAATTACCAACTGAATCCTTATCATACTTTAGGGAATCAGAAATATAAAAACTTGGGATTGGAGAATCCATTTGAAATAGAAAATGAAATAAATAGAGCTGATTTGGAAACATGGAACAAGCAGCTTCAACAATATAGAAAATGA
- a CDS encoding glycoside hydrolase family 47 protein has product MRTTFIKSITAMVLVAFSSLIFTSCGSKTTNNEKTETNQISDKEKLEYQERVKTAFKKGWRAYMDYAKGLDAVNPISEKGHNWYAESLLMTPVDAFSTMYLMGLEDEMKECKELIFTELNFDKDLDVQQFEIAIRILGGLISSYQLDGDQRFLDLAIDLADRMLPVFDSPTGIPYRLVNLKTGKVGGQGTNPCEIGSMMLEYGTLSKITGNPKYYDLCKRGIKAAYDRRGKTGLQGSWIDQDTGEWADTRAHISGGIDAYYEYLLKGYLLFGDEDFLEWYNVSRDAINKYLVDTTSVPGEYWIGWADMNTGERHSTRFGALDCFWNLCYVLEGSTDRAEKLQASIAKMWFKDGIEPEAVDYTTMQPFYEGAEYYMMRPEAIESTYYVWRATGDKQYYDQGKKMFESIEKYCQVENGYVQLKDVKTKEKWDTLESFFFAETMKYCYLFFAPSEVFDLEKYVLNTEAHPLKNTWDKDWKGNKIGLK; this is encoded by the coding sequence ATGAGAACTACCTTCATTAAATCTATTACGGCCATGGTTTTGGTCGCATTTAGCTCTTTGATTTTCACATCATGTGGATCAAAAACTACAAACAACGAAAAGACGGAGACAAATCAGATTTCTGATAAGGAAAAGCTTGAATATCAAGAAAGAGTGAAAACAGCTTTCAAAAAAGGTTGGAGAGCGTATATGGATTATGCTAAAGGTTTAGATGCAGTAAATCCAATTTCTGAAAAAGGTCATAATTGGTATGCAGAATCTTTACTAATGACTCCAGTAGATGCTTTTTCTACCATGTATTTAATGGGATTAGAAGATGAAATGAAAGAGTGTAAAGAGTTAATCTTCACAGAATTAAACTTTGATAAAGACTTAGATGTTCAACAATTCGAAATTGCTATCCGTATTTTAGGTGGTTTGATTTCATCTTATCAATTGGATGGAGATCAAAGATTCTTAGATTTAGCGATTGATCTTGCAGATAGAATGTTGCCAGTATTCGATTCACCAACAGGTATTCCTTATCGTTTAGTCAACCTTAAAACTGGTAAAGTTGGTGGACAAGGAACGAACCCATGTGAAATCGGTTCTATGATGTTGGAATATGGTACTTTGTCTAAAATCACAGGTAATCCTAAATACTATGACCTTTGTAAAAGAGGTATCAAAGCAGCTTACGATAGAAGAGGTAAAACAGGTTTACAAGGTTCTTGGATTGATCAAGATACTGGCGAGTGGGCAGACACAAGAGCACACATCTCAGGAGGTATTGATGCTTACTATGAATACTTATTAAAAGGTTACCTATTATTCGGTGATGAAGATTTCTTGGAGTGGTACAATGTATCAAGAGACGCCATCAATAAATATTTAGTAGATACAACTTCAGTACCTGGTGAGTATTGGATCGGTTGGGCTGATATGAACACTGGTGAAAGACACAGTACAAGATTTGGTGCTTTAGATTGTTTCTGGAACTTATGTTATGTACTTGAGGGATCTACAGATAGAGCAGAAAAACTACAAGCATCTATTGCCAAAATGTGGTTCAAAGATGGTATCGAGCCTGAAGCAGTAGATTACACTACAATGCAACCTTTCTACGAAGGTGCTGAATACTACATGATGCGTCCTGAAGCCATCGAATCTACTTACTATGTATGGAGAGCTACTGGCGACAAGCAGTATTATGACCAAGGCAAGAAGATGTTCGAAAGCATCGAGAAATATTGTCAAGTAGAAAATGGTTACGTTCAGTTGAAAGATGTAAAAACAAAAGAGAAGTGGGATACTTTAGAAAGTTTCTTCTTTGCTGAAACAATGAAATACTGTTATTTATTCTTTGCTCCATCAGAAGTGTTTGATTTAGAGAAGTATGTGTTGAATACAGAAGCACATCCTTTGAAAAATACATGGGACAAAGATTGGAAAGGAAATAAAATTGGTTTGAAATAA
- a CDS encoding DUF6452 family protein, which translates to MKKLLFLLLYFSILLPSCEDCGVSSEPKVMITYEDGLNSDNYWKSHYKKVEVLRSGTYDSIPDLDYFPISLVSDTTSFVFTDIENNTDTLTISYERNFYFQSKACGYVLDIEDMKSESQTTFKDVYIEHVYNEYPILYSITVYN; encoded by the coding sequence ATGAAAAAACTATTATTTCTCCTCCTTTATTTTTCAATCTTATTACCGAGTTGTGAAGATTGTGGAGTTTCTTCTGAGCCCAAAGTGATGATTACCTACGAGGATGGGTTAAATTCGGACAATTATTGGAAATCACATTATAAAAAAGTGGAAGTCTTAAGAAGTGGAACATATGATTCTATTCCAGATTTAGATTACTTCCCAATTTCGTTGGTATCTGATACGACTTCATTTGTTTTCACTGATATAGAGAACAATACTGATACATTAACAATATCATATGAAAGAAATTTTTATTTCCAATCGAAAGCATGTGGTTATGTATTAGATATCGAAGATATGAAATCTGAATCTCAAACTACTTTTAAAGATGTTTACATTGAACATGTCTATAATGAATATCCAATACTTTACTCCATTACTGTTTATAATTAG